A genome region from Pseudomonas sp. N3-W includes the following:
- the sdhA gene encoding succinate dehydrogenase flavoprotein subunit translates to MANIPTISFDAIIIGGGGAGMRAALQLAQGGHKTAVITKVFPTRSHTVSAQGGITCAIASADPNDDWRWHMYDTVKGSDYIGDQDAIEYMCQEGPAAVYELDHMGMPFSRTEQGRIYQRPFGGQSKDYGKGGQAARTCAASDRTGHALLHTLYQGNLKAGTVFLNEYYAVDLVKNQDGAFVGVIAICIETGETTYIRAKATVLATGGAGRIYASTTNALINTGDGVGMALRAGVPVQDIEMWQFHPTGIAGAGVLVTEGCRGEGGYLINKHGERFMERYAPNAKDLAGRDVVARSMVKEIIAGNGCGPNGDHVLLKLDHLGEEVLHSRLPGICELSKTFAHVDPVVAPVPVVPTCHYMMGGVPTNIHGQAITQDENGVDAVIPGLFAVGEVACVSVHGANRLGGNSLLDLVVFGRAAGLHLEKALTDGIEYDEATDADITAALARLSALNERTEGEDVATLRRELQNCMQNYFGVFRTGEYMQKGIAQLADLRVRIANVKINDKSQAFNTARIEALELQNLLEVAEATAIAAEVRKESRGAHAREDFEDRDDENWLCHTLYFPGDKRVTKRAVNFSPKTVPTFEPKIRTY, encoded by the coding sequence TCGCGTCTGCTGATCCGAACGATGACTGGCGCTGGCACATGTACGATACCGTCAAGGGCTCCGACTACATCGGTGACCAGGACGCTATCGAATACATGTGTCAGGAAGGCCCGGCTGCTGTTTACGAGCTGGACCACATGGGCATGCCGTTCTCGCGTACCGAACAAGGCCGTATCTACCAGCGCCCATTCGGCGGTCAGTCGAAGGACTACGGTAAAGGCGGGCAGGCTGCCCGTACGTGCGCCGCGTCCGACCGTACTGGCCACGCGCTGCTGCACACCCTTTATCAGGGCAACCTGAAAGCCGGTACCGTGTTCCTCAACGAGTACTACGCAGTCGACCTGGTGAAAAACCAGGACGGCGCATTCGTCGGTGTGATTGCCATCTGCATCGAAACCGGCGAAACCACCTACATCCGTGCCAAGGCCACCGTTCTGGCTACCGGCGGTGCAGGTCGTATCTACGCATCCACCACCAACGCCCTGATCAACACCGGTGACGGCGTCGGCATGGCCCTGCGTGCTGGCGTGCCGGTACAAGACATCGAAATGTGGCAGTTCCACCCGACCGGCATCGCCGGCGCCGGTGTTCTGGTGACAGAAGGTTGCCGTGGTGAAGGTGGATACCTGATCAACAAGCACGGCGAGCGTTTCATGGAGCGTTATGCTCCGAACGCCAAAGACCTTGCCGGTCGTGACGTTGTTGCCCGTTCGATGGTTAAAGAGATCATCGCCGGTAACGGTTGCGGTCCGAATGGCGACCACGTACTGCTCAAGCTCGACCACCTGGGCGAGGAAGTGCTGCACAGCCGTCTGCCAGGCATCTGCGAACTGTCGAAGACTTTCGCACACGTTGACCCGGTGGTTGCTCCGGTTCCGGTTGTTCCTACCTGCCACTATATGATGGGCGGTGTTCCGACCAACATTCACGGTCAGGCGATCACCCAGGATGAAAACGGCGTTGACGCGGTCATCCCGGGCCTGTTCGCGGTAGGCGAAGTGGCTTGCGTATCGGTTCACGGTGCCAACCGTCTGGGCGGTAACTCGTTGCTCGACCTGGTGGTATTCGGTCGTGCAGCCGGTCTGCACCTGGAAAAAGCGCTGACCGACGGTATCGAATACGACGAAGCCACTGACGCCGACATCACGGCGGCCCTGGCGCGTCTGTCCGCTCTGAACGAGCGTACCGAAGGCGAAGACGTGGCAACCCTGCGTCGCGAGCTGCAAAACTGCATGCAGAACTACTTCGGTGTGTTCCGTACCGGCGAATACATGCAGAAGGGTATTGCCCAGCTGGCTGATCTGCGTGTGCGCATCGCCAACGTCAAGATCAACGACAAGTCGCAGGCGTTCAACACTGCGCGTATCGAAGCGCTTGAGCTGCAGAACCTGCTGGAAGTGGCTGAAGCCACCGCCATCGCTGCCGAAGTACGTAAAGAGTCCCGCGGCGCTCACGCCCGTGAAGACTTCGAAGACCGTGACGACGAAAACTGGCTGTGCCACACCCTGTACTTCCCGGGTGACAAGCGCGTGACCAAGCGTGCCGTGAACTTCTCGCCGAAAACAGTTCCGACTTTTGAACCTAAGATTCGGACTTATTAA
- a CDS encoding succinate dehydrogenase iron-sulfur subunit, producing the protein MLKVSVYRYNPDQDAAPFMQEFSVDTGGKDLMVLDVLALIKEQDEGFSYRRSCREGVCGSDGMNINGKNGLACITPLSAVVKGNKLIVRPLPGLPVIRDLVVDMSIFYKQYEKVKPYLQNDTPAPAIERLQSPEEREKLDGLYECILCACCSTSCPSFWWNPDKFLGPAALLQAYRFLADSRDTKTSERLASLDDPFSVFRCRGIMNCVNVCPKGLNPTKAIGHIRNMLLQSGV; encoded by the coding sequence ATGTTGAAAGTCAGTGTTTATCGTTACAACCCTGATCAGGACGCTGCGCCGTTCATGCAGGAATTCTCGGTCGATACCGGTGGTAAAGACCTGATGGTGCTGGACGTGCTGGCCCTGATCAAAGAGCAGGACGAGGGTTTCTCCTATCGTCGCTCTTGCCGTGAAGGTGTTTGCGGTTCCGACGGCATGAACATCAACGGCAAAAACGGTCTGGCCTGCATCACGCCACTGTCTGCCGTTGTAAAAGGTAACAAGTTGATCGTTCGTCCGCTGCCAGGTTTGCCGGTTATCCGTGACCTGGTCGTCGATATGAGCATCTTCTACAAGCAATACGAGAAGGTTAAGCCTTACCTGCAGAACGACACGCCGGCTCCGGCCATCGAGCGTCTGCAGTCCCCTGAAGAGCGTGAGAAGCTCGACGGTCTGTACGAGTGCATCCTGTGCGCTTGCTGCTCGACCTCTTGCCCGTCCTTCTGGTGGAACCCGGACAAATTCCTGGGTCCAGCTGCACTGCTGCAAGCGTATCGCTTCCTGGCAGACAGCCGTGACACCAAGACGTCCGAGCGTCTGGCTTCACTGGATGACCCGTTCAGCGTATTCCGCTGCCGGGGCATCATGAACTGCGTCAACGTATGTCCGAAAGGCCTGAACCCGACTAAGGCCATCGGTCACATCCGTAACATGCTTCTGCAGAGCGGCGTGTGA
- a CDS encoding 2-oxoglutarate dehydrogenase E1 component, with protein sequence MQESVMQRMWNSAYLSGSNAAYVEELYELYLHDPNAVPEEWRTYFQKLPADGNTATDVSHSTIRDHFVLLAKNQRRAQPVSAGSVSSEHEKKQVEVLRLIQAYRMRGHQAAQLDPLGLWQRPAPADLSINHYGLTNADLDTTFRAGDLFIGKEEASLREIHEALQQTYCRTIGAEFTHIVDSEQRHWFQQRLESVRGRPAFSADIKSHLLERVTAAEGLEKYLGTKYPGTKRFGLEGGESLIPLLDELIQRSGSYGTKEIVIGMAHRGRLNVLVNTFGKNPRELFDEFEGKKKVELGSGDVKYHQGFSSNVMTAGGEVHLAMAFNPSHLEIVSPVVEGSVRARQDRRNDATGEKVLPISIHGDAAFAGQGVVMETFQMSQTRGFKTGGTVHLVINNQVGFTISNPEDSRSTEYATDVAKMIQAPILHVNGDDPEAVLFVTQLAIDYRMQFKRDVVIDLVCYRRRGHNEADEPSGTQPLMYQQIAKQRTTRELYAERLIQANVLEEARVQAKVDEYRNALDNGLHVVKSLVKEPNKELFVDWRPYLGHAWTARHDTTFDLKTLQELSAKLLEIPEGFVVQRQVAKIYEDRQKMQAGGLPINWGYAETMAYATLAFEGHPIRMTGQDIGRGTFSHRHAVLHNQKDAGTYIPLQHLYAGQPRFDLYDSFLSEEAVLAFEYGYSTTTPEALVIWEAQFGDFANGAQVVIDQFITSGEHKWGRLCGLTMLLPHGYEGQGPEHSSARLERYLQLCAEHNIQVCMPTTPAQIYHLLRRQVIRPLRKPLVVLTPKSLLRHKLAISTLEDLAEGSFQTVIPEIDVQDPKKVGRVVLCSGKVYYDLLEKRRAEGRDDIAIVRLEQLYPFPEDDLIEVLAPYSNLKHIVWCQEEPMNQGAWYCSQHHMRRIIGGHDKSLVLEYAGRDASAAPACGYASMHAEQQEKLLQDAFTV encoded by the coding sequence ATGCAAGAAAGCGTGATGCAGCGCATGTGGAACAGCGCCTACCTATCCGGTAGTAACGCTGCCTATGTGGAAGAGCTCTATGAGCTCTACCTGCACGACCCTAACGCTGTGCCAGAAGAGTGGCGCACCTACTTCCAGAAGTTGCCTGCTGATGGCAACACTGCCACCGATGTTTCGCACTCCACGATTCGCGATCATTTCGTCTTGCTGGCAAAGAACCAGCGCCGCGCCCAACCGGTTTCCGCCGGCAGCGTGAGCAGTGAGCACGAGAAGAAGCAAGTTGAAGTGCTGCGATTGATCCAGGCCTACCGTATGCGTGGCCACCAGGCAGCCCAGCTTGACCCGCTGGGGCTGTGGCAGCGTCCTGCACCTGCAGACCTGTCGATCAATCATTACGGCTTGACCAATGCCGATCTTGATACGACCTTCCGTGCCGGCGACCTGTTCATCGGCAAAGAGGAAGCGAGCCTACGCGAAATTCACGAAGCGTTGCAGCAGACATATTGCCGCACCATCGGCGCTGAATTTACGCACATCGTCGATTCCGAGCAGCGTCACTGGTTCCAGCAGCGTCTGGAAAGCGTGCGTGGCCGTCCGGCGTTCTCTGCCGACATCAAGAGCCATCTGCTTGAGCGCGTTACCGCCGCTGAAGGCCTGGAAAAATACCTGGGCACCAAATACCCGGGCACCAAGCGTTTCGGTCTGGAAGGTGGCGAGAGCCTGATCCCGTTGCTTGACGAGCTGATCCAGCGTTCCGGTTCCTACGGCACCAAGGAAATCGTTATCGGCATGGCCCACCGTGGCCGTCTGAACGTGCTGGTCAACACCTTCGGCAAGAACCCGCGCGAGCTGTTCGACGAGTTTGAAGGCAAGAAGAAGGTCGAGCTGGGTTCCGGTGACGTCAAGTATCACCAGGGCTTCTCGTCCAACGTCATGACCGCCGGCGGTGAAGTTCACCTGGCGATGGCGTTCAACCCGTCCCACCTGGAAATCGTTTCTCCAGTGGTCGAGGGTTCGGTTCGTGCCCGCCAGGATCGTCGTAACGATGCTACCGGCGAGAAAGTGCTGCCGATTTCCATCCACGGTGATGCTGCATTCGCAGGTCAGGGCGTGGTCATGGAAACCTTCCAGATGTCGCAGACCCGCGGCTTCAAGACTGGCGGTACGGTCCACCTGGTGATCAACAACCAGGTCGGCTTCACCATCAGCAATCCGGAAGACTCGCGCTCCACCGAGTACGCGACCGACGTTGCGAAAATGATCCAGGCGCCGATCCTCCATGTGAATGGTGATGATCCGGAAGCCGTATTGTTCGTGACCCAGCTGGCCATTGACTACCGCATGCAGTTCAAGCGTGACGTGGTGATCGACCTGGTCTGCTACCGTCGTCGCGGCCACAACGAGGCCGACGAGCCAAGCGGCACCCAGCCGCTGATGTATCAGCAGATCGCCAAGCAGCGCACCACCCGTGAGCTGTATGCCGAACGTCTGATCCAGGCCAATGTGCTGGAAGAAGCGCGTGTTCAGGCGAAAGTCGATGAATACCGCAACGCGCTGGACAACGGTCTGCACGTGGTAAAAAGCCTGGTCAAGGAGCCGAACAAAGAGTTGTTCGTGGACTGGCGTCCGTATCTGGGCCACGCCTGGACTGCGCGTCACGACACCACGTTCGATCTCAAGACCCTGCAAGAGCTGTCCGCCAAGCTGCTGGAAATTCCGGAAGGCTTCGTGGTTCAGCGTCAGGTCGCGAAGATCTACGAAGACCGTCAGAAAATGCAAGCCGGCGGCCTGCCGATCAACTGGGGTTACGCCGAAACCATGGCGTACGCGACCCTGGCGTTCGAAGGTCACCCGATTCGCATGACCGGCCAGGACATCGGCCGCGGTACGTTCTCGCACCGTCACGCTGTCTTGCACAACCAGAAAGACGCGGGCACCTACATCCCGTTGCAGCACCTGTACGCCGGCCAGCCACGTTTCGATCTGTACGATTCGTTCCTGTCCGAAGAAGCCGTACTGGCGTTCGAATACGGTTACTCGACCACCACGCCTGAGGCGCTGGTGATCTGGGAAGCCCAGTTCGGCGATTTTGCCAACGGTGCCCAGGTGGTTATCGACCAGTTCATCACCAGCGGCGAGCACAAGTGGGGCCGTCTCTGCGGTCTGACCATGTTGCTGCCACACGGTTATGAAGGTCAGGGTCCGGAGCACTCTTCGGCTCGTCTGGAGCGTTACCTGCAGCTGTGCGCCGAGCACAACATCCAGGTGTGCATGCCGACTACCCCGGCCCAGATCTACCACTTGCTGCGTCGTCAGGTGATTCGTCCGCTGCGCAAGCCGCTGGTCGTGCTGACTCCGAAGTCGCTGTTGCGTCACAAGCTGGCCATTTCGACCCTGGAAGATCTGGCCGAAGGTTCGTTCCAGACCGTGATCCCGGAAATCGACGTACAAGACCCGAAAAAGGTCGGTCGCGTTGTTCTGTGTAGCGGCAAGGTCTACTACGACCTGCTGGAAAAACGCCGTGCCGAAGGTCGTGATGACATCGCCATCGTGCGTCTCGAGCAGCTGTACCCGTTCCCTGAGGACGACTTGATTGAAGTCCTGGCTCCTTATTCCAACCTCAAACACATCGTTTGGTGCCAGGAAGAGCCGATGAACCAGGGTGCCTGGTACTGCAGCCAACACCACATGCGCCGCATCATTGGCGGTCACGACAAATCTCTCGTACTCGAGTACGCGGGCCGTGACGCTTCTGCCGCACCTGCTTGTGGTTATGCATCGATGCACGCTGAGCAGCAGGAAAAACTGCTGCAAGACGCCTTTACTGTTTAA